The window TTCAGGGTGCAGTCTGTTCATGCCTGTGAATAATGCACTTATCGATATGTACGGGAAATGCCTAAGAGCTCGAGAGGCTAATGCAGTGTTTTCAGAGATGGGGCATAGGAATGAGGTCTCGTGGTGCTCGTTGCTCTTTGCTTATTCAAATGCCGGTCTTCTTGAAGAATCGCGTAGTGTTTTTCATGATATGCCGCTAAAAGTGGTCATAGCGTGGAATACTATCATTGCTGGTTATGCAAAGTGGGGAGAACTACAATGGTGTTTGAGTTTTTTCAAGATGATGTTAGAGGAATCTTTCAGGCCTGATCAGTGGACTTTGAGTGCAGTTTTGAATGCTTGTGCTGAAACAAGTGAGCCGTGTTATGGTCATATGCTACACGGATTTATCATAAAAAGTGGATGGAGTTCTGCAGTGGAGGTTAACAATTCGGCTCTTAGTTTCTATACCAACTTCGGTGAAAAACATGAGGTTCTTGAAGTAGTCCAGGCTGTTGGGATGTGTACTGATGTTTCGTGGAATGCAATTATCGATGCTTATATGAAGATAGGTGATCTTCAAGAAGCTCATCTTGTGTTTCAGCGTATGCCTGAAAAGAATCTTATCTCATGGACATCAATGATCACTGGATACATGAGAAACGGGCGTGGAGAGTGTGCTTTAACCTATTTTATTGATATGATGAGGAATCGAATTAGGCCAGATGATATTGCGGTAGGAGCTACTCTACATGCTTGCTCGAACTTGGCAACGCTAGGCCATGGTAGAATGGTCCATGGCTGTGTAATTCGATATGGTTTTCATGCTCACGCCTACGTTGGCAATGGCCTTGTGAACATGTACGGAAAATGTGGGGACATTTGCAGCTCGTACAGAGCTTTTGCAGATATTTCTGAAAAGGATTTGATCTCCTGGAACACGATGTTATTTGCATTTGGATTGCACGGGCATTCTAGCGAAGCTCTAGGCATTCTTGAAGAAATGGTGGCTTCTGGGATGAAGCCAGACAATGTGACCTTCATAGGTTTATTGATGACTTGTAACCACTTGGGTTTGATCAACGATGGCCTCTTCCTTTTCGAGTCAATGACTTCGCGCTATGGCATTTCTCCTGAAATCGAGCATGTGGCTTGTGTGGTGGATATGTTAGGAAGAGCCGGACAGTTGGAGAGAGCAAAAGAAATAGCAGATAAATATGCAGAGTCGAAAAATGTGAGTGTTGGCTCATTGGAGGCTCTTTTTGGGTCATACTCGTCGCAGGGTTGTGTTAAGATGGGTGCGGAAATAGCAGAACAGCTGCAGCTGGTGAAGCCCGGTGATGAGATGAGCTATGTGGTGCTGTCGAATATGTATTCAGCTAGCGGGCAGTGGAGACGAGCGGAGACTTTGAGGAAGGCAATGGCTGACCGCGGCATTAAGAAAATGCCCGGCTGCAGCTGGGTCGAAGTGAGGAATCAGGTTGCGGCATTCGTTGCTGGGAGCAACTCTTGCTTGTGCAAGGAAGATGTGCATATGATGCTATCTGTTCTTGGATTTGAAATGAGATTCCCCatatcttttccttctatctGGGATGGGATCACATAGCCTTTCTTGCCACAAAAAGACTCTTGAAATTCAGCTTTCTTTACCCTTTCAGAAAATCAGCAGACTTGAAAAGTAAGTTATGTCAGctaattgaatttcatttttacacaCATTACATTCTAATTTCCTACATCACAATATGCTTATAAAGGGAAAAGAGTTATATgtaactcaaataataacagATAATATCATCTCCTTTTTGTTTATCACCACCAAAAATGACAATACCACTTGCTACTACATGTCAAACTAATATCAGTACAAATTTTCACTACCCTGTAGGCCCCTTGATAGAGCGGAAATCTCGGAGTTTCAATATGCAATTGAGCTTCTGCAGTAACCCTGAGTTAGCCTCTTCGTTTTACTGCAGGGCAACGTTCCTGCAACATCATGCAGGCTACAAGGAAATACACGGCGTGTTTCTCTGATTTCATCTCTCTCAGCTGGTGTCACACTAGCTCGGAGGGCTGTGCTTCTCGAGACCACCACCAGGAAATCTGTATGTATATAGTGTGGAGGAGCATAGCCGTCCCAAGCCCTAAGAACGACGCGATCAAGATGGCGTAAATTGCTGACAAGTGAAGCTGCCAGATCAAGAACATGCCATCAAGTACTAATTTTTCCTGGGGCGTAAAATACTTTTTATACAGGATTAATTGGTTTATAATACACGAACTTTgccttgattttgttttttgcacACGACTTTTGGATCTTCTTCTCTGATACACATACTTTACATTGTTTGcaattttttcttgatttcgtTTTCCAGATGATTTGAATGCGGGACGACATGCCCGTGCTTTCTAGCTGCCAAGCCAGCTTCAATCTCGTCGGAAAGCAAAATCATGAGAAATTTCAAACAATGTACAAGTCTGTGTATTCGAGAACAAAATTTAACAGACCTGTGCATAACCTAATTCGGGGCAACTTCGTGATTTATGATCCAATTAGCCTTTTTTATATAAGCCTAGGCATTTAGACTCAGTTTCATAAAGCACCATTCTGTTACAAATCCTAAGTTTCGTGATTCATAAACGAAACAATTGCTTGTAATAAAAACCCAAGAAGTTAGAAACTTTTAGAATAGAAAAAAGGCAAAATTTGAGTAATTCTCACCAAATTGTAGAAAACGTGGAGAATCAAGGCCACAAGAGCAAACTCAAGCCCCGCATAAGTCCATGCATGCTCTTTAAGTGCTGCATAAGAAATAAACTATGTTTGGATCAATATTCTcccacacaaaaaaaaaaaaaaatcattttgagCTTTATCGAGCACAAACCAAGAACCACAGCAAAAATTGACGAAGTAAGACCCAAGGTGAAAGCGAATGGA is drawn from Salvia hispanica cultivar TCC Black 2014 chromosome 6, UniMelb_Shisp_WGS_1.0, whole genome shotgun sequence and contains these coding sequences:
- the LOC125193066 gene encoding pentatricopeptide repeat-containing protein At2g36980, mitochondrial isoform X1, whose protein sequence is MRSHLVEVTSKIAAIAKSGNISRARKLFDELSHRDTIAWNAMVSGYLHLGLYQEARSLFNSMRSSNVKPDHFTCTAVLSTCAALKDNKSGQMLHALVVVSGCSLFMPVNNALIDMYGKCLRAREANAVFSEMGHRNEVSWCSLLFAYSNAGLLEESRSVFHDMPLKVVIAWNTIIAGYAKWGELQWCLSFFKMMLEESFRPDQWTLSAVLNACAETSEPCYGHMLHGFIIKSGWSSAVEVNNSALSFYTNFGEKHEVLEVVQAVGMCTDVSWNAIIDAYMKIGDLQEAHLVFQRMPEKNLISWTSMITGYMRNGRGECALTYFIDMMRNRIRPDDIAVGATLHACSNLATLGHGRMVHGCVIRYGFHAHAYVGNGLVNMYGKCGDICSSYRAFADISEKDLISWNTMLFAFGLHGHSSEALGILEEMVASGMKPDNVTFIGLLMTCNHLGLINDGLFLFESMTSRYGISPEIEHVACVVDMLGRAGQLERAKEIADKYAESKNVSVGSLEALFGSYSSQGCVKMGAEIAEQLQLVKPGDEMSYVVLSNMYSASGQWRRAETLRKAMADRGIKKMPGCSWVEVRNQVAAFVAGSNSCLCKEDVHMMLSVLGFEMRFPISFPSIWDGIT
- the LOC125193066 gene encoding pentatricopeptide repeat-containing protein At2g36980, mitochondrial isoform X2; translated protein: MERNGCSLFMPVNNALIDMYGKCLRAREANAVFSEMGHRNEVSWCSLLFAYSNAGLLEESRSVFHDMPLKVVIAWNTIIAGYAKWGELQWCLSFFKMMLEESFRPDQWTLSAVLNACAETSEPCYGHMLHGFIIKSGWSSAVEVNNSALSFYTNFGEKHEVLEVVQAVGMCTDVSWNAIIDAYMKIGDLQEAHLVFQRMPEKNLISWTSMITGYMRNGRGECALTYFIDMMRNRIRPDDIAVGATLHACSNLATLGHGRMVHGCVIRYGFHAHAYVGNGLVNMYGKCGDICSSYRAFADISEKDLISWNTMLFAFGLHGHSSEALGILEEMVASGMKPDNVTFIGLLMTCNHLGLINDGLFLFESMTSRYGISPEIEHVACVVDMLGRAGQLERAKEIADKYAESKNVSVGSLEALFGSYSSQGCVKMGAEIAEQLQLVKPGDEMSYVVLSNMYSASGQWRRAETLRKAMADRGIKKMPGCSWVEVRNQVAAFVAGSNSCLCKEDVHMMLSVLGFEMRFPISFPSIWDGIT